Proteins from a single region of Bacteroidales bacterium:
- a CDS encoding T9SS type A sorting domain-containing protein has protein sequence CEFVIVVNPLPVFDCPAYGPFCEGDDAVEFSGIGVYTFDGDVVTGFNPAEAGEYLFVYTETTAFGCTDFCEFVIVVNPLPVFDCPAYGPFCEGDDAVEFSGIGVYTFNGEVVTGFDPAEAGEYLFVYTETTAFGCVASCEFVIVVNPLPVVTISGNFEICDGESTILTASLGASYLWNTGATSRSITVTDAGEYSVVVTDVNGCIGEGSVQIIVFDLPTSYFETSETVICFGEPVTLTTYFTGVPPWTITYIENDEFTSFTTFDNPDFRIEYFNKTTVIQTVSVTDGNGCTTALNQSVTIVVNPLPVLTCPPYMRAFVNDPVVLLNSVTPYGGSYSGEGVSYDGTNYYFDPSIGIGTYQITYCYTIPTTGCESCCSFSFIVLRIPGDEQIICMPEGWSGISSYFIPDNPQVETIFADLVAENKLVIMLDDNKFYWPEQNINTLVNWNVYKGYKIKMNMAACIEISGEMPDNKTFTANNGSSYIPVLCDQPLPAEDIFNQFGDKLLFAYDLHSQLLYWPLGGIYTLEVLEPGKGYLVNMNQQGQATYNCSKSTIQNHIPAKPVDYENAPWSYEKTGSGHFISLSSSALNELVTGDFIGVFDANGACTGLTQYNGDSGNLLLVAYGDDLTTEMTDGLNEDESMFFKIYRPSSKTEILTDVTYDASMPNTGLFTDLGQSKIVSFKTGATSVSAGKISSIALHPNPSNGLINLTIPAMDEVLTIEVTEITGQVIMTEKLETSATGFKHEMDLSGVSPGVYFVRITGINQSVVKKVVIQ, from the coding sequence CTGTGAGTTCGTGATCGTGGTGAACCCGCTGCCGGTGTTTGACTGCCCGGCTTACGGCCCGTTCTGCGAAGGCGACGATGCAGTTGAATTCTCTGGAATTGGCGTTTACACCTTTGATGGTGATGTGGTCACAGGGTTCAATCCGGCTGAAGCTGGCGAATACCTGTTTGTTTATACCGAAACCACCGCCTTTGGCTGCACCGACTTCTGTGAGTTCGTGATCGTGGTGAATCCGCTGCCGGTGTTTGACTGCCCGGCTTACGGCCCGTTCTGCGAAGGCGACGATGCGGTTGAATTCTCAGGAATTGGCGTTTATACTTTTAACGGTGAAGTGGTCACAGGGTTCGATCCGGCTGAAGCTGGTGAATACCTGTTTGTCTATACCGAAACCACCGCCTTTGGCTGTGTGGCCAGCTGTGAGTTTGTGATCGTGGTGAACCCGCTGCCGGTTGTCACAATTAGTGGTAACTTTGAAATCTGTGACGGCGAATCCACAATTCTTACGGCTTCATTGGGTGCATCTTACCTTTGGAATACAGGAGCAACTTCACGAAGCATTACCGTCACAGATGCAGGAGAGTATTCAGTTGTTGTAACAGATGTGAATGGATGCATTGGTGAAGGATCAGTTCAAATCATTGTCTTTGACCTGCCAACTTCCTACTTTGAAACTTCTGAAACAGTAATTTGCTTTGGTGAACCGGTAACATTAACTACCTATTTTACCGGAGTTCCACCATGGACTATTACCTACATAGAGAATGATGAATTCACATCGTTTACAACATTTGACAACCCGGATTTCCGTATTGAATATTTCAATAAAACAACAGTCATTCAAACTGTTTCAGTAACCGATGGTAATGGCTGTACAACTGCACTCAACCAAAGTGTTACAATTGTTGTTAACCCATTGCCTGTATTGACTTGTCCTCCTTACATGCGTGCATTTGTCAATGATCCGGTAGTCCTCCTTAATAGTGTAACTCCTTATGGTGGAAGCTACTCAGGAGAGGGTGTCAGCTACGATGGGACAAATTATTATTTCGATCCATCAATAGGTATCGGAACTTACCAGATCACATACTGCTATACTATTCCGACAACCGGTTGTGAAAGCTGTTGCTCCTTCAGTTTCATTGTTCTCAGAATACCTGGAGACGAACAGATTATTTGTATGCCGGAAGGTTGGAGTGGCATTTCAAGCTATTTTATCCCCGACAATCCGCAAGTTGAAACTATTTTCGCCGATCTCGTTGCAGAAAATAAGTTGGTAATTATGCTCGACGACAACAAGTTTTACTGGCCGGAACAAAATATCAATACGTTGGTAAATTGGAATGTTTATAAAGGGTATAAGATAAAAATGAATATGGCAGCATGTATCGAGATTTCGGGTGAGATGCCAGATAATAAAACTTTCACCGCAAATAATGGAAGCAGTTACATTCCGGTTCTCTGCGATCAACCGTTACCTGCCGAAGACATTTTTAATCAGTTTGGTGATAAGCTTTTATTTGCCTATGACCTGCATTCGCAATTGCTTTACTGGCCACTTGGAGGAATTTATACACTTGAGGTTCTCGAACCCGGTAAAGGATATTTAGTGAACATGAACCAGCAAGGACAAGCTACTTACAATTGCTCCAAATCGACGATTCAAAACCACATTCCGGCAAAACCGGTGGATTATGAAAATGCGCCGTGGAGTTATGAAAAGACGGGTTCAGGTCATTTTATATCTCTCAGCAGCTCAGCGCTTAATGAGTTAGTAACCGGAGACTTCATCGGTGTTTTCGATGCAAACGGTGCTTGTACCGGATTAACTCAATACAACGGTGATTCGGGCAACCTCCTGCTTGTTGCTTATGGTGATGACCTCACTACTGAGATGACGGATGGATTGAATGAAGATGAGAGCATGTTCTTCAAAATTTACCGTCCTTCGTCAAAAACTGAAATTTTAACAGATGTGACTTATGATGCTTCAATGCCCAACACCGGATTATTTACGGACTTGGGTCAGTCAAAAATTGTGAGTTTCAAGACTGGGGCAACTTCAGTTTCAGCTGGCAAAATCAGTTCAATTGCACTGCATCCAAATCCAAGCAATGGTCTGATCAACCTTACGATACCCGCGATGGACGAAGTACTGACCATTGAAGTAACTGAAATTACTGGTCAGGTCATCATGACTGAAAAACTGGAAACATCTGCTACCGGATTTAAACATGAGATGGACCTTTCAGGGGTAAGTCCGGGGGTTTATTTTGTCAGGATTACAGGTATTAACCAGAGCGTGGTGAAGAAAGTGGTCATTCAATAA